AAGCAGAATCATGACGACCCCAAGGGTGATTGGAGCGGTCAAGGATCGGCGTTCAAACATCTCGGTGGCCTTTTGATAAATATTTTTACCGCGTACCCAGCGGGCCGCGTCGATGAACTGCGAATAAAACTCGCGCCTAGGCTCCTGCCTAGAGACGCACTGCGCTGGAGTGTTTTGCCTAGTGCTGCGTCAAGGTCTCGTTTTTAAGGTAGTGGACGAGGTGGCGAGTCCTTTTGGACCCTTTTGGAGCCTTTTGAACCGCTGTGCCGTAAGGGACTCGTCGCCTCGTCCCCTACGACAACCCTCATTTTTAATCTGGACGCAGCACGAGAAACCAGTCGCAGGCGGGAGTCTGAGAACCAGAACAAGTAGTTTAGGAAAACAAAGCCACTTAAAACGACAAAATCGTTAGAATTCCTACCTCAAAGCCAAATATTTTGCTTTTCTCCCGGTGACTTTATTTGACGAACCAGCAATAATACTTTTCGACACACTGTCAATTTATTTCCTTGGCGGCAAGTGGAGTAGTAGCCAATGGGCGCAGAAACCAGGACAAAGCAGTTTTCCGAGCGAACGATTCGCCAAGTGCGTCTCGATTGCGAACGCGCGATGACCCGCGCCCGGTTCTGCCCCGAACAAAGCGAAGTACTGCAAATGCGCTGCGTTGATGAACGGGTAGAGACCGAGTCTACATTCGGCAATCAATTATGGTACTTCGAAGGAATTGCGGTTGACGGCGAACAGCGATCCCACAGCATTTTCGGCGTTGTCGAGTACTCGATTCAATTTGGGTTGTACGAATTGGTCGATGACGGCGTCTTTGATTCGGAGCATCAACGTGAGCGATTTCGCCATTTGTACGAAAAGGAATTTCACCCACCTTCGTGGCGGCAACCTGCGCACCGAATCTTGGCCTTCGGACTTTTGTTCGTCGCTATCCTTTGGCTGCTGTATCTGGTTTCGAGAGACATTGTCTAGTTAATTCGTAGCGGAACTCGGCAAGGCCGACCTCATGCAAAAACGAGACCCACAACGACAAAGTGTGGTCGACGTACGGAATTTAACGAAAGCCTACCACGCCCGGTCGCTGCGAGGCCGTACGGTCGTCGAAGCGCTACGGGGCGTTTCGCTACATGCTGATCGGGGCGAGGTTTTTGGACTTCTCGGTCCAAATGGTGCTGGAAAAACGACGCTGATCAAAATTCTGTTAGGCGTCGTTCGAAGCACGACTGGCTCTGCCTCGCTATTTGGACAACCTGCAGGGAGTTCCGCTGCTCGAATGCGTGTGGGCTACCTACCTGAATCTCTGCGCGTCGACCGACACCATTCCGCCCGAACCGCTCTTCGCTACTATGGCCGCATGAGCCGCATGTCGAGAGCCGACATTCTTCGCCGCAGTGATGAGTTACTCGAATTGGTCGGGCTTCGTGACCGTGATCGCGAATCGGTTCGCCAATTCAGTAAAGGAATGTATCAGCGTTTGGGTTTGGCCCAGGCTCTCATGCACGATCCCGACCTGTTGGTGCTTGACGAGCCGACCGATGGACTCGATCCCGTTGGCCGCAATGAAGTGCGGATGGTCATCGATCGACTGCGTGAATCGGGTAAAACGATTTTTCTCAACAGCCATATCCTGCAGGAAGTGGAATTGATCTGTTCTCGAGTGGCGATCATGGCCAAGGGCAAAATCTGTGCGGTTGGCCGGATTGATGAACTGACTCAATCGGATCGTATTGAAGAGGTCCAATTTCAAGTCGCGTTGCCAATGGTTTCTATCGATATTCTGCGGGCCAAACTTGGCGAGCTATTCCCCGCCGCGGTGGTGGCGGAACCATCCCAACCGGAGAATGGCGGCGGTGAAATCATCGCGATCGAATTCCACTTGCCGCTCTCTTCACAATCAGAGGTCGATTCGGCAGTCGATCGAATTCGCAGCGCGGGCTTATCGCTACGGCGGCTAGTCGTCCGTCGTCAAACATTGGAAGAAACCTTCATGAAAGCCGTCCGCTTGGGCGAGTCATCCAATGCCGAAACACCTTCCCATGCTGCCCAAGAGGTGCTTCCGTGAGACGATGGCTACCCTATGTTGCAGTCATAGCGGACTCGTTTCGTGCCGCCTTGTCTTCACGCGTATTGTGGATTGCTTTTGTAGCGATTTGGATTTTGATAGGGGCCTTGTCGCCGATCGGTTACCGCGAAGATTACAATACTCGTTTTATCGACCACGATCTGGAGAACGCGTCGCGTTTGAAAGCGATGCTAGCTCAAGGACTTGTCGATCCCGAACAAGCAGAGGCACCCGTGGGCCGGATTGCGGCTGCATTGCCGAATGATTTGAAGCGTTCGCTCGAACAAGTTGGGCAAGGTGAAGACGTTCGGATTTGGTTTAGCACGCTGTCGGACGGACTAAACAAATTGTTCGCAGACGATTCCTGGTACGACGCCGAAGCGTGGTCGTCGACCGTCCGGTTGCGTGAACTCCGCCGCCTTGATTCGATGGCGTCAACGGATCTTTCCGAATCCCTTCGTGAGCGGCGTACGAGGCTGCGGATTGAAGCAGCACTCCCCGGAGTGTTCCGCGTACGTTCTGCTCGCTCGATTCTATTGACCTATTTTGGCGTTGACTTTCCCGCTCGCCTAGCGATCGACAAAGCTCAATTCCTGATCGTCTTGAATCAATTTGTGATTCCAACCATTATTCAGTGGCTGCTCGGATACATTCTGGTGTTTCTCGGCATTCTGGTCACCGCATCGATCATACCTGACATGCTACAACCTGGATCGCTTCACCTGTTACTAAGTAAACCTGTGTCGCGTTCGATGCTGCTGCTTAGCAAGTATGTTGGTGGCTGTGCCTTTATGTTTCTATGCGTTGTCCAGTTGGTTGTCGGCCTCTATTTGGTGGCCGGATTCCGTTTGGATGTTTGGAATGCGCGGATCCTGCTTTGTATTCCCGTTTCCGTTTTCG
The DNA window shown above is from Novipirellula aureliae and carries:
- a CDS encoding ABC transporter ATP-binding protein; the protein is MQKRDPQRQSVVDVRNLTKAYHARSLRGRTVVEALRGVSLHADRGEVFGLLGPNGAGKTTLIKILLGVVRSTTGSASLFGQPAGSSAARMRVGYLPESLRVDRHHSARTALRYYGRMSRMSRADILRRSDELLELVGLRDRDRESVRQFSKGMYQRLGLAQALMHDPDLLVLDEPTDGLDPVGRNEVRMVIDRLRESGKTIFLNSHILQEVELICSRVAIMAKGKICAVGRIDELTQSDRIEEVQFQVALPMVSIDILRAKLGELFPAAVVAEPSQPENGGGEIIAIEFHLPLSSQSEVDSAVDRIRSAGLSLRRLVVRRQTLEETFMKAVRLGESSNAETPSHAAQEVLP